GATTCCCCTCAGGGCTTTATTGCAGGATATTATTTTTCTTTCGATTCAACTACGCCGGTTTCACAATGGTCATTTACAACAAAAAGTGACAGTACATTTCTACTGCAGATGAACGGTAATGATACAACATTCAGATTTTATGTTGCTGCTGTTGATGATAAAGGCTTAATCGATCCTACACCTGCATCAAATCTTTATCCGACTTTAAATTCTGTACCAACGATGGATTTTCTTGCCGGTACTGAAATACCTGATACCGTTTATCCGGTTACAACATTCAAATGGGCTGCGACAGATCCGGATGGAAATGCGACTTTACGATATTTTTATTGGTCATTAAATGATACCAATAATTTTAAAATTATAAACGGTTCAGTAACCACAATGACTCTAACAAAAGACAGCGGTCTTGTACTAAATGCACCCAATGCGTTATACATGAAGGTACAGGATAATGCTGGAGCATACAGTAAAATTGTTAGAATGCCGAAGGATACGACTAAGTTCTTCTATGTACAGAAAGTAAACTCTAAGATACTTATTGTAAAAGATCAACCACTTGCTGAAATGAATACAGCAGCTGATTTCTTTTATAATGCTATGGATACAATAAAATATGATACACTCGATATTAGGTCAGGCAACGGTAAATTCATACCTAAGATTATTAATCCAATGTTTATCGAGACATTGAAACTTTACGATATTGTTATCTGGAGTGCCAGCAGGGGGAATATTTCTTCAGATAATGCAAACTTTGACCTCGCTCAAAGAAGTCTTCCTTTTTTTACTCAAGCAGGGAAAAAACTTTTTTTCACTACGGGATTTCCTAATACTGAAACCGCTCAACAGGGTACTCTTATAAATTTTGCACCTATTGATAGTGTTGCTGCATGTACAATTGCCTTTTTGAGTAATGTCAGTGTTGTTAACGTAGATCCTTCTTATCCTGTTATTTCGACAAGCACACTTGTTCAAAGAACTAGGGGATTGAAAATATCCAATGCTGTTGTTCTTTATAGATTGCCTAATACAGTTGCTTGTTCAGATTCAAGCGGAGGTCCTATCATAGCTATAAAAAATACTGATTCAAACCCGAATATTGTTTTTATGGGTATGCCGGTTTATTTTCTTAACGGAAATCCGGTAAACTCAAAAGCTTTGATGCGTAAAATAATTATTAACGAATTTGGTTATCAATAAAATATGAAAAAAGTTTTTCTAATTCTAATTTTTATCCTTTTTGTTGTTTCTGCAAATGCACAGGATCAACTCGGTTCGCTTTTTGGTATTGTCAAGGATTCTGCAGGTATTCCTCTTGAAGGAGTCACGCTAAAGATTAAAGGTTCATATTTAGGTGCAGTTTCTGATTCAGAAGGAAACTACTCAATATTAAATATTCCTGCGGGTTCATATACACTCGCTGTTGATTATATTGGTTTCAAAACAGTAGAGTATACGGATGTTAAAATATCACAAGCTGAAAACAGAGAGTTTAACATTTTTCTAATAGTGACTTCTTTTACTGTCGATCAGGAAATTGTTGTAGTAGGTGACAGACCATTACTTGATATCGAGCAGACATCAAGTTCTCATATAATTTCAAGTGATGAGATTACTCAAAATATAGTAAATAACATTAAGGATATTGTCGAACAACAAGCCGGAGTTGTTAAGGATGACAACGAACTCTTTATTCGAGGTGGTCGTAATTATGAAAACTCATTCCTTCTTGACGGAGTATCTGTACAGGATCCGCTGTCCGGAACAGGTTTTGGTCTTCAGCTATCAGCCAACTCTCTCGAAGAGGTTGAAGTCATAACAGGCGGGTACAATGCTGAATATGGACAGGCTACAAGCGGTGTCATTACCGCAAGAACAAAAGAGGGCAGGTTCTCTGAATACAACATGTTTCTCTCATATTCACGTGATAATCTCGGTGATTTTCTTGGCTGGGGTCCAAATTCGGGAGTAAGCTTTAATACTGATATTGTTGAATTCAACCTTGGAGGTCCCGAACCAATTTCTAAGTATATACTTCCAGCACTTAAAATAAAGGTTCCAGGAGAGATTACTTTTTTTGGTAATTTTTACATGGGACTATCGGACGGTTTCTTTGTCAATAGATTAAAATCAGAAAACTTATACTCGAACGGAATCGGAAAAGCTAATAGTGTTTATTCCAGTATTTTCGGTGGAACTAAATTTGCTCCAAGACAAGATAATAACTGGTTATGGCTTGGCAAGATTACTTGGAAATTTACACCACAAATGAAACTTTCATATTCTTATAATCAGTCTGTTTCCATAAACCAGAATTCAAGTTCTTTACAGAACAATCTTGAATATGTTGAGCCATCACCCGGCTATCAGTTTCAGTTCCAGGAAATTCTTGATAATGCGAACACTTACTCATCTAATTCTATATTTCATACTTTAGCTTGGACTCATACTACAAGTCCTAAAACATACTACGAAGTTAAGTTAACTCGTTTCTTTACAAATCTTCGTTCGGATGCAAACGGCTTAAACTGGGATCAGTACAGTGAACCATTCGATATAGTTAAACCGCCGTTTGTTTACTATCCAATCGATTCTACACGGACGGGTATTATACCGGGTAACGGATTTTATGATGTAGGAAATCCCTATACGTGGCATGATCACTACGTTGTTGAATACACTGCAAAAGCTGATATTGTTAATAATTTCACACCTTCAAGCAAATTTAAAGCAGGTATTGAAGCAAGTTTTCAGGAAATGCAACTGATAGATATTTATCAACCCTGGATAAAACCTTTTGGTCTTAATAATGATGTATACAAAGTTTATCCTGCATTTGGTGATATATATGCCCAGCACTCAATTCAGATAAAAGGTATGATCTTAAATTACGGACTTAGGTTTGATTACTGGTTCCCCGGAAAAATGGTTGATGATGCAGTAAAGAATCCTGACGTTGTAACAATTCCTGATGACATTAGAAAGAGTTATCTTGAAAACACTTATGAATTGTTTGGAATGAGATGGAAAGGTCGTTTATCACCCAGAGTTGGAATCTCGCATCCTATTACAAACAATCAGACTTTGTTTTTCTCTTATGGTCACTTTAATAAGCGGCCTAAACCTCAGTTTGTTTATGCAAAGCTAAATCCGCAGTCAGCGCAGTCATCGTACCAGAAGTTTGGCAATCCTGACCTGGATCCGGAAACAACTGTCTCTTACGAACTTGGTATAAGAAATCAGTTTACCAGCGATGACGTATTAACAATTACCGCATATTACAAGAACATTTATGATTATGTATCAACAAAGAACATTATTATTAATGACGGAAGATATATAGGTAAATCTTTTATCAGTTATTTTAATCAGGATTATGCCCGAACAAGAGGTATTGAGATTGAGTATAAGAAAAGAATCGGTGGCTGGTTTAATGGTAAGTTTAATTTCACTTATTCCGTAGCGACGGGAAAAAGTTCTACTTCTGATCAGGGATATTTAGTCGCTACCCGTGGTTTACAGGAAACCATTTCTGAAAACTTTTTAGGCTGGGATAGGCCAATTACAGCGTCTGCAAACCTATTCTTTAAAATTGAAAAAGGAAAAGGACTTTTTGGTTTTGGAAAAAATATTCTTGATAACATCAACATCAAAACAAGATTATTCTTCCAGTCAGGGAAGCGGTATACACCTCAGATATTGACAGGATACTTTGACGATGGAAGACCTGAATATACAACAGATTATGATAATCTTTATGCCAATGTAGGTGAAAACTGGTTCTATGTTGACCTTGATATTGATAAATATATTAACATCTATAATCTGGATGTGGTTTTTAATTTGTCGATAAAAAATTTATTTAACAACAATAATTCAACAATATTAAATCCGGTAACCGGAAGAGCTTATGAGTATGGAGATCCTACTCCGAACTCATGGAACGATCCATTGTATCCGGACTTGCAGGCACCACTAGATCCTTATCCGTTTAACCCGGCAAGGTATCTTGCACCGCGCACTATTAAATTCGGAGTATCAATTAAATTCTAAAAAGTTTAAATATAATGTCAATAAAGCATAAAATATTAATCTTAGTTCTGCTACTGATAGCTGGTCAGGTTCATGCGCAGTTAATTCCTAACCTTGGTGGACAAAGAACCGGGACTTCTTCGCTTCAGTTTTTGAAAATAGGAACGGATGCTCGTGCGACTGGGATGGGGGAAGCTTTTGTAGCTGTCTCAGACGATTTCTCTGCTTTACAATATAATCCTGCAGGACTCGTTCTTACTAAAGATAATGGCTTATCATTTACTCATACTGCATGGTTTGCGGATTCACGAATCGAGCATCTTGGCGGCGTTTATCATTTTGGGGGTAACAATGCCGTTGGTATAAGTGTTACTTCATTCAGAACTGAAGACATGAAAGTAACGACTGAATTTCAACCTAACGGGACAGGAAATTATTTCAGGTTTTCGGACCTTGCAGTTGGACTTTCATATTCCAGACAATTTACCGATCAGTTTTCTTTTGGTGTTACCGTAAAGTATGTCGAAGAAGCTTTAGGTGAACTTAAAATGAGAACAGTACTCGGTGATTTAGCAACTTTTTACAAAACAGGTCTTGGCACAACAAGGTTTGCCGTTGTTATTGCTAACTTTGGAGCACAGGTTTCTCCATCCGGAACTGTTGACCTGATTGGCAGTAGGACAGTTTCTGAATTTCAGAAATTTCCTCCACCAACATTATTTAAAATTGGTTTTGCTTTTGAACCGTGGATGAATCAAAATAATAGAGTTACCACAAGCATTCAGCTTAATAGCCCTAATGATAACAAAGAATATATTAATGTGGGTGCTGAGTACTCCTATAAAGAAATGGTTACCATTAGAGGCGGTTATAAATTTAATGTAGATGCTGAAAACTTTTCGGTAGGAGCGGGTGTAAATGTACCTGTTTCATTCGCAAAGGTAGGTGTTAATTATTCACTCGCAAATTATGGTGACTGGGGATACATGCACAGATTTTCAATAAACTTAATATTACCGGAGAAAAATAAATAATGAAAATAGTTAATAATATTTTTCTGTTTTTGATAACAGTTTTGTTATTGAATGGGTGCGGGGAAAAGTTGGATCTCGCGCAATTTCCTATTTCTAATAACGGTAACATAAACGTTGCTGACACTTTATATATTCTTCAGACTCCGGTATGGAATGGGTTTAACAGACCTGAAGATGTACTTCTAGGAAATGAACCTCTCGTTTATGTTGCTGATACAAAGAACAACAGAAT
The window above is part of the Ignavibacteria bacterium genome. Proteins encoded here:
- a CDS encoding PorV/PorQ family protein — translated: MSIKHKILILVLLLIAGQVHAQLIPNLGGQRTGTSSLQFLKIGTDARATGMGEAFVAVSDDFSALQYNPAGLVLTKDNGLSFTHTAWFADSRIEHLGGVYHFGGNNAVGISVTSFRTEDMKVTTEFQPNGTGNYFRFSDLAVGLSYSRQFTDQFSFGVTVKYVEEALGELKMRTVLGDLATFYKTGLGTTRFAVVIANFGAQVSPSGTVDLIGSRTVSEFQKFPPPTLFKIGFAFEPWMNQNNRVTTSIQLNSPNDNKEYINVGAEYSYKEMVTIRGGYKFNVDAENFSVGAGVNVPVSFAKVGVNYSLANYGDWGYMHRFSINLILPEKNK
- a CDS encoding TonB-dependent receptor, with amino-acid sequence MKKVFLILIFILFVVSANAQDQLGSLFGIVKDSAGIPLEGVTLKIKGSYLGAVSDSEGNYSILNIPAGSYTLAVDYIGFKTVEYTDVKISQAENREFNIFLIVTSFTVDQEIVVVGDRPLLDIEQTSSSHIISSDEITQNIVNNIKDIVEQQAGVVKDDNELFIRGGRNYENSFLLDGVSVQDPLSGTGFGLQLSANSLEEVEVITGGYNAEYGQATSGVITARTKEGRFSEYNMFLSYSRDNLGDFLGWGPNSGVSFNTDIVEFNLGGPEPISKYILPALKIKVPGEITFFGNFYMGLSDGFFVNRLKSENLYSNGIGKANSVYSSIFGGTKFAPRQDNNWLWLGKITWKFTPQMKLSYSYNQSVSINQNSSSLQNNLEYVEPSPGYQFQFQEILDNANTYSSNSIFHTLAWTHTTSPKTYYEVKLTRFFTNLRSDANGLNWDQYSEPFDIVKPPFVYYPIDSTRTGIIPGNGFYDVGNPYTWHDHYVVEYTAKADIVNNFTPSSKFKAGIEASFQEMQLIDIYQPWIKPFGLNNDVYKVYPAFGDIYAQHSIQIKGMILNYGLRFDYWFPGKMVDDAVKNPDVVTIPDDIRKSYLENTYELFGMRWKGRLSPRVGISHPITNNQTLFFSYGHFNKRPKPQFVYAKLNPQSAQSSYQKFGNPDLDPETTVSYELGIRNQFTSDDVLTITAYYKNIYDYVSTKNIIINDGRYIGKSFISYFNQDYARTRGIEIEYKKRIGGWFNGKFNFTYSVATGKSSTSDQGYLVATRGLQETISENFLGWDRPITASANLFFKIEKGKGLFGFGKNILDNINIKTRLFFQSGKRYTPQILTGYFDDGRPEYTTDYDNLYANVGENWFYVDLDIDKYINIYNLDVVFNLSIKNLFNNNNSTILNPVTGRAYEYGDPTPNSWNDPLYPDLQAPLDPYPFNPARYLAPRTIKFGVSIKF